Genomic DNA from Modestobacter versicolor:
CGACGACGGCCAGCGTCTGCTTGGCGGCCATGAACGCCGCCCGGTCGCCGTCTCCGCGCAGGTTGGGCAGCCGGTCGCCCGGCAGCAGCTCGACGGCGTCCACCCCGGCGGCCTCGAGACGGGCCAGGATGCGCTGCCCGTGCGGGCGCTCGGCGGCGGAGCGGGTGACGAGGACGCGGGACGGGGTCCAGAGGCGGGTGGGTGCGGGGACGGCGGGTGCGACGGCGGCGAGCGCGGTGGTCATCGCCTGGTGCAACGACCCCGGCTGCGCCGTCCTTCCGGCTCGTGCGCGCGTCGGGGAGCTAGTCGGCCAGCTCGACGACGACCGGGGCGTGGTCGCTGGCGCCCTTGCCCTTGCGCTCCTCGCGGTCGATCGAGGCACCGGTGACCCGGCGGGCCAGGGCGGGGGAGCAGAGCGCGAAGTCGATGCGCATGCCCTCGCGCCGGGGGAACCGCAGCTGGGTGTAGTCCCAGTAGGTGTAGACGCCGGGTCCCGGCGTGTAGGGCCGGACGACGTCGGTGAACCCCGCCTCGACGACGCCCCGGAACGCGGCCCGCTCGGGCTCGGAGACGTGCGTGGAGTGGCTGAACACCGACATGTCCCAGACGTCGTCGTCCTGGGGTGCGATGTTCCAGTCGCCGACCAGGGCCACCGGCGCCTCGGCGTCCTCGGTCAGCCAGCCGGCGGCGCTCACCCGCAGCGCCTCGAGCCACTCCAGCTTGTACTGCAGGTGCGGGTCGGTGAGCGTGCGGCCGTTGGGCACGTAGAGGCTCCACACCCGCACACCGCCGCAGGTCGCGCCCAGCGCACGGGCCTCGGGGGCGGGCTCCACGCCCTCCTTCGACGACCAGGAGGGCATGCCGGGGAAGCCCACCTGGACGTCGGTGAGCCCCACCCGGGAGAGCAGCGCCACGCCGTTCCACTGCGAGTGGCCGACGTGCACGACGTCGTAGCCCAGCGCCCGGAAGCGCTCCTCCGGGAACTGCTCGTCCTTGCACTTGGTCTCCTGCAGCGCCAGGACGTCGACGTCGCTGCGCTGCAGCCAGGCCTCCACCCGGTCGGCTCGGCTGCGGATGGAGTTGACGTTCCAGGTGGCCAGGCGCACGACTGCGACCCTACGAGCGTGCTGGAACGGCCATCCTGCAGGGGCCCGCCCCGAGCTTGCGAGGGTCGGGGGGCAGGGTGGTCCTTCTACTGCGGGAGCGGCGTCAGCTTCTCGTCCATCCGGGCCTGCATGCGGGCGCGCATCCGGTCGCGGCTCTCCACGAACTTGGTCGCCTGCGCGTCCAGGCCCACCATGAACTGGGCCAGCTCCTCCCGTGCCTTCTCGCCCTCCGGGCCGAGGTCCGTGCGCTCGAACACCTTCCAGGCACGCAGCACCGGCGAGATCACGTCGTCGTGGTGCAGCCGCAGGTCGTAGATGCCGGCCTTGGCGATGATCACGGAGTTCTTGCGGAAACCGGCCATCGAGGCGCCGGGCATCTCGAACCGCATGACCTCGTCGGCGACGGCGCGCATGGTGGCGTCCGGCTCGATCTCGAAGGCCGCCGAGACGATGTTCCGGTAGAAGACCATGTGCAGGTTCTCGTCCTTGGCGATCCGGGTGAGGAGCTTGTCCGCGATCGGGTCGCCGGTGGCCTTGCCGGTGTTGCGGTGGCTGACCCGGGTCGCCAGCTCCTGGAAGGAGACGTAGGCGACCGCCTCGAGCGGCGTCTTGTCCCCCGAGTCGTAGCCCTCGATCATGTAGTCCATCCGGGCCCGCTCGAGCTCGACCGGGTCGACGCCGCGGGTGACCACGAGGTAGTCGCGCAGCGCGATGCCGTGCCGGTTCTCCTCCGCCGTCCAGCGGCCGACCCAGGTGCCCCACGCGCCGTCCCGGCCGAACCGGGTGGCGATCTCCCGGTGGTAGCTGGGCAGGTTGTCCTCGGTCAGCAGGTTGGTGAACATCGCCGCCTTGGCGGTCTCGTCCAGCCGGGACTGCTCCGGGGACCAGTCCTCACCGCCGAGGAAGGCGAAGTCGCGCCCCTCCGACCACGGGACGTAGTCGTGCGGGTGCCACTCCTGGGCGAGCTTGATGTGGCGGTCGAGGTTCTCGGCCACGACCGGCTCGAGCTCGGTCAGCAGCGCTGCCTCCAGCGGCGTCCGGGACACGATGGCTCCTCTGTTCGGTACCTACGGTGTCGTAACCTACGGTGCCCTGACCCACGGGCCGTGGCAACGGCGCTGCCGGACGGCGGTTCCGGGTCGCCCGCCGGTCAGGACGCCGTCAGGGGTGGCTCCCCCGTCGGGTACCCAGCAGGTGCGGGTCCAGTCGCCCGGAGGTGACCCGGGTCACGAACTGCCGAGCCGGTCCGGCTGTGGCAGGCTGGTCGTGACGGTCAGAGTCACGACACGTTCGCACGGTGACCACCGCCCGTGGGTGGCGTACGGCCCGATCAGTGCGATCATGGCCTGATGACCGGCTTCCGGGACCGAGCGTCCGCCGCGTGAGCGACGGACGCACGCCTGGGCAGGGTCGGCACGTGTGGTCCCCGGGCGACACGGAGTGGATCGACCCGACCGCCGTCCGTGACTACACCGGTCTCCCGCTGGCGGGGGAGTCCCGCGGGAGCCGCCGCACCTACGGCCGGCACGCGGCCCCGGGCTTCGGCTCGGCCCTCGGCTACACCGTGCTGGGGGCGCTGCTGCCCGGCACGGCCTTCCTGGCCAGTGGCCGCCGCCGGCTGGGTGCCGTCGTCCTCACCGTCTTCCTGCTCCTCCTGGCCGGAGGGGTCTGGCTGGCCACGGCCGGCCGGGGCGAGGCCATCCGGCTCGCCGTCGACTCGACCGCGCTGGTGGTCGCCATCGGCGGGGTCGTCCTGCTGGCGCTGGCCTGGCTGGTCGTCGTGGTCGGCGGCTACCGGGCGGTGCTCCCCCGCGGTGCCCGCGGCTGGCAGCACGCGCTCGGCGTGCTGGTCGTGCTCCTGCTCTGCGCCGGCGTGGTGGCCCCCGCCGCGAAGGTGGTGCAGATCGCCTCCGCCCAGCGCGACCTGGTCGACACCGTCTTCGCCGACGAGGACAGCGCCACCGTCACCGCACCGGTCGACGAGTCGCGCCCCTTCGGCGACAAGGAGGAGGTCAACATCCTCCTGCTCGGCGGCGACGGCGGGTCCGACCGCGAGGGCGTGCGCACCGACACGGTCATCGTCGCCAACGTGCAGACCGACACCGGCGCCACCACGCTGTTCAGCCTGCCCCGCAACCTCGAGGACCTCCCCTTCCCGGCCGACAGCCCGCTCGCCGCGGTGTACCCCGACGGGTTCGACGCCGGCAGCGAGAGCGAGAGCCTCCTCAACGCGGTGTACCGCAACGGCCCGGCCGCGCACCCGGACATCCTCGGCCCCACCGCCGACCCGGGCGCCGACTTCCTCAAGCTCGGCGTCGGCGAGGCCCTCGGCCTGCACATCGACTACTACGTGCTGGTCAACCTCGACGGCTTCAGCCGGCTCGTCGACGCGCTCGGCGGCATCACGGTCAACGTGAACTACTACGTGCCGATCGGCGGCGAGCCCACCCTCGGCACGCTGCCCGACGACTACATCGCGCCGGGGCCCGACCAGCGGATGGACGGCCCGACGGCGCTGGCGTACTCCCGGGGCCGGTTCGGCCTCACCGACTACCAGCGGATGGACCGCCAGCGCTGCGTGCTCAACGCCATCGTGAAGGCGGCGAACCCGGTGACGCTGCTGACCCGGTTCCAGGAGCTGGCCGCCACCACCCAGGACATCGTCTCCACCGACGTCCCGCAGGACCTGCTGGGCGACGTCGTCGACGTGGCGATGAAGGTGAAGGACAACGCGATCCGCAGCGTCGTCTTCGACGACACGGTGATCCGCCCCGCCTACCCGGACTACGGCCTGATCCGCACGCTGGTGCAGCAGGCGCTGGCCCCGGCCACGGACACCGGGAGCACGGCGTCCGCGCCGGCGCCGTCCTCCTCGTCGGCGGCCCCCGCGCCGCCCGCGCCGAGCACGCCGGCCGGCAACACCGCGGCGGGTTCGGCCGACACCGTCACCGACGCGTGCGCCTACGACCCGGTGCAGGCCCAGGCAGCGCTCGCGGCGGGCGAGCCCCCGACCCGCTGATGCTCCCCGGCGCGGGGTGACCCGTCAGCCGGCCAGCACGACCACGAGGGTGCGGGGCCCGTGCACGCCCTCGACCCGCTGCAGCTCGATGTCGCTGGTCGCCGACGGCCCGCTGACCATGGTCAGCGGGCGCAGCGGGTCGAGCCGGGCCAGGCCCTCGGGCACGCTGCCCACCACCTGGTCGGCGGTGACCACGCAGACGAGGCAGTCCGGCAGCAACGACAGCGCCCGCCGTCCGCAGGCCGCGGAGCCGTCCAGCACGAGCGTGCCGGTCTCGGCGATGCCGACCGCGACCGCGGTCACCGAGGCGGCGCGGTCGGCCAGCTGCACCGCCGGGCGGTCGTCGTCCACGTCGCAGCCCGCCGGGCGCCACGCCTCGGCCAGCCCGGGGGCGACGACGACGTCGCCGGCCGTCCAGCCCGCGCCGAGCCCCTGGTCCAGCGCGGCGCGGACGGTGGCGCCGATCGCCGCGGGCGAGCAGCGCAGCACGGTGGCCCGGTAGTCCTCGACCCGGTCGACGAGCAGCTCCAGCAGCGCCGGGTCACCCGCGGGCCGGCCGTCGGTGAGCCGGTAGTCGCGGGTCACCTCGGCCGGGGTGGCCCGCTCCGGCCCGAGCGCCTGGCGGATCCGGCCGAGGACGTCGTCCCGGGCGCTCACCGCCGGCCACCGCGGTCGCACGTGGGACCTCGCCCGGTCACGACCGGCCCCCGCGGTGCTCCCGCGTCCACTGCTCGACGAACGTCTCCCGCGGCGGGGTGGGCAGGTCGCGGCTGCGGGTCCAGGCCGAGACCGGCGGCGGCAGCGCGTTGGGCAGCGTCGGCCTGCCCCGGGACAGCAGCCGGCCGAGCTTCCCCGCCCGCTGCGCGAGGTGCCAGAGCCGCGGGTTCGACATCGCCCGGGCCAGCGCCTTGAACGCCACGCCCTCCGCCGTCGGCCGCTGCTGGGCCTCGACGTGCTCGGCGCGCAGGTGGACCAGGATCGAGGGGATGTCGATGGCCACCGGGCAGACGTCGTAGCAGGCGCCACAGAGGGAGGAGGCGTAGGGCAGCGAGGCGTTGTCCTCGACCCCGGTCAGCTGCGGGGAGAGGATCGCGCCGATCGGGCCGGGGTAGACCGAGCCGTAGGAGTGGCCGCCGGCGCGCTCGTAGACCGGGCAGACGTTGAGGCAGGCCGAGCAGCGGATGCAGTGCAGCGCCTCCCGGCCCACCTCGTCGGCGAGCACCGCCGTCCGGCCGTTGTCCAGCAGCACCAGGTGGAACTCCTGCGGCCCGTCGCCGGGTGTGACCCCGGCCCAGGTCGACGTGTAGGGGTTCATCCGCTCGCCGGTGGAGGAGCGGGGGAGCAGCTGCAGGAAGACCTCGAGGTCGCGCCAGGTCGGCACCACCTTCTCGATGCCCATCACGGTGATCAGCGTCTCGGGCAGCGTGAGGCACATCCGGCCGTTGCCCTCGCTCTCGACCACGGTGAGCGTGCCGGTCTCGGCGACGGCGAAGTTCGCCCCGCTGACCGCCACCCGCGCGCGCAGGAACCGCTCGCGCAGGTGGGTGCGGGCGGCCATCGCGAGCTTGCGCGGGTCGTCGGTGAGGCCGGGGTCGACGCCGGGGATGGTGCGGGCGAAGATCTCCCGGATCTCGGCCCGGTTCTTGTGGATCGCCGGCACCAGGATGTGGCTCGGCTGGTCGTCGCCCAGCTGCACGATCAGCTCGGCCAGGTCGGTCTCGAAGACGTCGAGCCCGGCGGCCTCCAGCGCCTCGTTCAGCCCGATCTCCTGGGTGGCCATCGACTTGACCTTGACCACCTCGGACGCGCCGGTGGCCAGCACCAGCCGGGTGACGATCTCGTTGGCCTCGTTGGCGTCCCGGGCCCAGTGGACGACGCCGCCGCGGGCGGTCACCTGGCGCTCGAGCTCCTCCAGGTGGTCGTCCAGCCGGGCCATCGTGGCGGCCTTGAGCGCCCGGCCGGCCTCGCGCAGCTGCGCCCAGTCGGGCAGCTCGGCGACCACCCGGGCGCGCTTGCCGCGGATCGTGCTGGTCGCGTGGCCCAGGTTGGCCCGCAGCTGGCCGTCGCGCAGCGCGCCCCGGGCGGCGTCCGGGAAGGACTGGTCGCCGCGCAGGTGGCCGACGCCCCGGGGTGCGGTCGGCAGGCCCAGGAAGGTCGGTGCCTTCGGGGGCACGGTCGCGGTCATGCGGTCACCGCCGGCTTCGTGGACTGCTGGGGGGTCACGGCTTCCTCCGTGGAGGCGAGGATCTCGGCCAGGTGGACCGTGCGGGTGCCGGCGCGCAGCCGGGAGAGGCCGCCGCCGATGTGCATCAGGCAGGACGCGTCGCCGGCGGTGCACACCTCGGCGTGCGTCGACAGCACGTTGGCCATCTTGTCGGTGAGCATCGCCGTCGAGGTGTCGGCGTTCTTCACCGCGAAGGTGCCGCCGAAGCCGCAGCACTGCTCGGCCCCGGGCAGCTCGACCAGCTCCAGCCCGCGCACCGCCCGCAGCAGCTGGTACGGCCGGTCGCCCACCTGCAGCAGCCGCAGCGAGTGGCAGGTCGGGTGGTAGGTGACCCGGTGCGGGTAGTAGGCGCCGACGTCGGTGACGCCCAGGACGTCGACCAGGAGCTGGGACAGCTCGTAGGTGCGCCCGGCCAGCTCCTCGGCCGCCCGGGCCAGCCCCTCGTCGCCCGCCCGGCGGGCCACGGCGGCCTGCTGGTGGTGGATCGAGGCGACGCACGAGCCGGACGGCGCGACGATCGCCTCCGCGCCCTCGAAGGCCCGCACGTGGTTGGCCACGATGGACACGGCCTCCCGGCGGTAGCCGGTGTTGACGTGCATCTGCCCGCAGCAGGCCTGCCCGCGGGGCACCACGACCTCGTGCCCCAGCCGCTGCAGCAGCGAGGCGGTGGCGTGGGCCACCGACGGGGTCAGGGTGTCCACCAGGCAGGTGGCGAACAGCGAGACGCGCATCACGCCATCTTGCTCCTCCCACCGGCCGGGGGCAGGCGGGACGGTTGCCGGTCAGCCGGCGGTCACATGGCGACGAGCTGGATCAGGTTCCCGCAGGTGTCGTCCAGGACGGCGGTGGTGACCGGGCCCATCGCGACCGGCGGCTGGGTGAAGGCCACGCCTGCCGCGGTCAGCCGCTCGTACTCGGCCTGCACGTCGTCGACGGCGAACGCGGTGAACGGGATCCCGTCGGCGACCAGCGCCTCCGTGTACGGCCGGACCGCGGGGTGCCCGGCGGGCTCGAGCACCAGCTCCACGCCGTCGGGCGCCTCCGGGGAGACGACGGTGATCCACCGGTGCTCGCCCATCGGGATGTCGTGCTTGGTCACGAAGCCGAGCACGTCGGTGTAGAACCGCAGCGCC
This window encodes:
- a CDS encoding exodeoxyribonuclease III, with product MRLATWNVNSIRSRADRVEAWLQRSDVDVLALQETKCKDEQFPEERFRALGYDVVHVGHSQWNGVALLSRVGLTDVQVGFPGMPSWSSKEGVEPAPEARALGATCGGVRVWSLYVPNGRTLTDPHLQYKLEWLEALRVSAAGWLTEDAEAPVALVGDWNIAPQDDDVWDMSVFSHSTHVSEPERAAFRGVVEAGFTDVVRPYTPGPGVYTYWDYTQLRFPRREGMRIDFALCSPALARRVTGASIDREERKGKGASDHAPVVVELAD
- a CDS encoding acyl-ACP desaturase, which encodes MSRTPLEAALLTELEPVVAENLDRHIKLAQEWHPHDYVPWSEGRDFAFLGGEDWSPEQSRLDETAKAAMFTNLLTEDNLPSYHREIATRFGRDGAWGTWVGRWTAEENRHGIALRDYLVVTRGVDPVELERARMDYMIEGYDSGDKTPLEAVAYVSFQELATRVSHRNTGKATGDPIADKLLTRIAKDENLHMVFYRNIVSAAFEIEPDATMRAVADEVMRFEMPGASMAGFRKNSVIIAKAGIYDLRLHHDDVISPVLRAWKVFERTDLGPEGEKAREELAQFMVGLDAQATKFVESRDRMRARMQARMDEKLTPLPQ
- a CDS encoding LCP family protein, which encodes MWSPGDTEWIDPTAVRDYTGLPLAGESRGSRRTYGRHAAPGFGSALGYTVLGALLPGTAFLASGRRRLGAVVLTVFLLLLAGGVWLATAGRGEAIRLAVDSTALVVAIGGVVLLALAWLVVVVGGYRAVLPRGARGWQHALGVLVVLLLCAGVVAPAAKVVQIASAQRDLVDTVFADEDSATVTAPVDESRPFGDKEEVNILLLGGDGGSDREGVRTDTVIVANVQTDTGATTLFSLPRNLEDLPFPADSPLAAVYPDGFDAGSESESLLNAVYRNGPAAHPDILGPTADPGADFLKLGVGEALGLHIDYYVLVNLDGFSRLVDALGGITVNVNYYVPIGGEPTLGTLPDDYIAPGPDQRMDGPTALAYSRGRFGLTDYQRMDRQRCVLNAIVKAANPVTLLTRFQELAATTQDIVSTDVPQDLLGDVVDVAMKVKDNAIRSVVFDDTVIRPAYPDYGLIRTLVQQALAPATDTGSTASAPAPSSSSAAPAPPAPSTPAGNTAAGSADTVTDACAYDPVQAQAALAAGEPPTR
- a CDS encoding LUD domain-containing protein, which translates into the protein MSARDDVLGRIRQALGPERATPAEVTRDYRLTDGRPAGDPALLELLVDRVEDYRATVLRCSPAAIGATVRAALDQGLGAGWTAGDVVVAPGLAEAWRPAGCDVDDDRPAVQLADRAASVTAVAVGIAETGTLVLDGSAACGRRALSLLPDCLVCVVTADQVVGSVPEGLARLDPLRPLTMVSGPSATSDIELQRVEGVHGPRTLVVVLAG
- a CDS encoding LutB/LldF family L-lactate oxidation iron-sulfur protein, coding for MTATVPPKAPTFLGLPTAPRGVGHLRGDQSFPDAARGALRDGQLRANLGHATSTIRGKRARVVAELPDWAQLREAGRALKAATMARLDDHLEELERQVTARGGVVHWARDANEANEIVTRLVLATGASEVVKVKSMATQEIGLNEALEAAGLDVFETDLAELIVQLGDDQPSHILVPAIHKNRAEIREIFARTIPGVDPGLTDDPRKLAMAARTHLRERFLRARVAVSGANFAVAETGTLTVVESEGNGRMCLTLPETLITVMGIEKVVPTWRDLEVFLQLLPRSSTGERMNPYTSTWAGVTPGDGPQEFHLVLLDNGRTAVLADEVGREALHCIRCSACLNVCPVYERAGGHSYGSVYPGPIGAILSPQLTGVEDNASLPYASSLCGACYDVCPVAIDIPSILVHLRAEHVEAQQRPTAEGVAFKALARAMSNPRLWHLAQRAGKLGRLLSRGRPTLPNALPPPVSAWTRSRDLPTPPRETFVEQWTREHRGGRS
- a CDS encoding (Fe-S)-binding protein, with the protein product MRVSLFATCLVDTLTPSVAHATASLLQRLGHEVVVPRGQACCGQMHVNTGYRREAVSIVANHVRAFEGAEAIVAPSGSCVASIHHQQAAVARRAGDEGLARAAEELAGRTYELSQLLVDVLGVTDVGAYYPHRVTYHPTCHSLRLLQVGDRPYQLLRAVRGLELVELPGAEQCCGFGGTFAVKNADTSTAMLTDKMANVLSTHAEVCTAGDASCLMHIGGGLSRLRAGTRTVHLAEILASTEEAVTPQQSTKPAVTA
- a CDS encoding VOC family protein translates to MTSIHVDDQDRALRFYTDVLGFVTKHDIPMGEHRWITVVSPEAPDGVELVLEPAGHPAVRPYTEALVADGIPFTAFAVDDVQAEYERLTAAGVAFTQPPVAMGPVTTAVLDDTCGNLIQLVAM